One segment of Erigeron canadensis isolate Cc75 chromosome 2, C_canadensis_v1, whole genome shotgun sequence DNA contains the following:
- the LOC122588122 gene encoding uncharacterized protein LOC122588122 has protein sequence MARPWTADETMNLARAWLDVVEDPNVEAFQQQRTFWSRVREVFINFQNHQGEQRSLESVQGKWRKLRHCIHEFEHIYARLHVYEDDPRCAELALEEYRMTHPDFLYLPEWRLLRASARFTM, from the coding sequence ATGGCTAGACCTTGGACAGCGGATGAGACTATGAATTTAGCGAGAGCTTGGCTTGACGTAGTCGAAGATCCAAATGTAGAGGCTTTTCAACAACAAAGAACTTTTTGGAGCCGTGTAAGGGAGGTATTTATTAATTTCCAAAATCATCAAGGCGAGCAAAGGAGCCTTGAGAGTGTGCAAGGAAAATGGCGGAAGTTGCGCCACTGTATTCATGAGTTCGAGCACATCTACGCTCGTTTGCATGTCTATGAAGATGACCCGAGGTGTGCCGAACTTGCTTTAGAGGAGTATCGTATGACGCATCCTGATTTTCTCTACCTCCCGGAGTGGCGCTTGCTACGAGCTAGTGCAAGATTTACGATGTGA